The Thermoplasma acidophilum DSM 1728 genome includes a window with the following:
- a CDS encoding DHH family phosphoesterase translates to MTSILDTYLRIDEYRRLFGIAKDASRIIAEQRKIIIVSHIDADGLSSSAIAKTSLDRAGIENEVVFIKNLDPMVLKGLPPGFKWFVDLGSGSMNMIRDANIECLITDHHLPDQFDIDLEFRRDIVKFLQHSDFEGITQVNPHMVGLNGSYEISGSGTTFLVSMAMSDENADMVVPAIVGAIGDVQDANSGVLEGINRSFIDLGVDIGLISVKNDLRFFGRATRPLSKFLELGSDRIPGVSNLRGSASRMLRYLNVPLKDGDRFRVYNDLSEDEKTRIRTEILKRLIIAGIDDLDSIFGETYVFPKEDARSPTYDAKEFATLLNSCGRYDEGLTGLKVAAGDRGESYSKALSLMASHRRKLVNGYNHIMAEGIKSLNNIDYFYAGKDINENIVGIIANMILARDPDTVRPLITMADSDPGTVKASVRANKTFLKIGIDLADLFRRAAATVGGVGGGHDLAAGANIPAGRMNDFLNFIDLEIGKAVSSITEIK, encoded by the coding sequence ATGACCAGCATTCTTGATACATACCTAAGGATCGATGAATACCGCCGGCTTTTCGGAATAGCGAAGGACGCTTCGCGAATAATCGCCGAGCAGAGGAAGATAATAATAGTTTCACATATAGACGCCGATGGCTTATCCTCATCAGCGATAGCAAAAACGAGCCTGGACAGGGCAGGGATAGAGAATGAAGTTGTGTTCATAAAGAACCTAGATCCAATGGTGTTGAAGGGATTGCCACCAGGTTTTAAATGGTTCGTGGATCTAGGGTCCGGTTCCATGAACATGATAAGAGATGCAAATATAGAGTGCCTGATAACCGATCACCATCTTCCTGACCAGTTTGACATAGATCTGGAGTTCCGCAGGGACATCGTTAAGTTCCTCCAGCATTCTGATTTTGAAGGCATAACCCAGGTGAATCCGCACATGGTCGGGCTCAACGGATCGTATGAGATAAGCGGGTCCGGAACGACTTTTCTTGTATCTATGGCTATGTCAGATGAAAACGCGGATATGGTGGTTCCAGCCATCGTCGGGGCGATAGGAGACGTACAGGATGCAAACAGCGGTGTACTGGAGGGTATCAACAGATCCTTCATAGATCTGGGCGTGGATATAGGCCTTATCTCAGTGAAAAATGATCTCAGGTTCTTTGGCCGTGCCACCCGACCGCTGTCCAAATTTCTCGAGCTCGGATCTGACAGGATACCGGGCGTATCAAATTTAAGGGGATCAGCATCGAGGATGCTGAGATACCTCAATGTGCCGCTGAAGGATGGAGACAGATTCAGGGTATACAACGATCTCAGCGAGGATGAGAAGACGAGGATAAGGACTGAGATCCTGAAAAGGCTCATCATAGCGGGCATCGACGATCTGGATTCCATATTTGGAGAGACGTACGTATTTCCGAAGGAGGATGCCAGGTCTCCCACCTACGATGCAAAGGAGTTCGCCACGCTTCTCAATTCATGCGGCAGATACGATGAAGGCCTAACTGGGCTGAAGGTAGCGGCAGGCGACCGAGGAGAGAGCTATAGCAAAGCTCTTTCTCTAATGGCATCACATAGGAGAAAGCTTGTGAATGGATACAACCACATAATGGCTGAAGGCATTAAATCACTCAATAACATAGATTACTTCTATGCGGGGAAAGACATAAATGAGAACATCGTTGGCATAATAGCGAACATGATCCTGGCAAGGGATCCTGATACTGTAAGGCCGCTCATAACGATGGCGGATTCTGATCCGGGCACAGTAAAGGCCAGCGTCAGGGCAAACAAGACCTTTCTCAAGATTGGCATCGATCTGGCCGATCTCTTCAGAAGAGCGGCAGCAACGGTGGGCGGTGTAGGCGGTGGTCACGATCTTGCAGCCGGTGCAAACATACCTGCTGGCAGGATGAACGATTTTCTAAACTTCATCGATCTTGAGATAGGAAAAGCGGTATCATCCATTACTGAGATAAAATAA